The Asterias rubens unplaced genomic scaffold, eAstRub1.3, whole genome shotgun sequence genome contains a region encoding:
- the LOC117305759 gene encoding extensin-like produces MAAAIKPIINPTITPSPHPKQSTPLSYHHPKSSSQTVQPIINPTITPSPHPKQSTPLSYHHPKSSSQTVQPITPTPSPKPSSQRVKPIITPTITQALIPTNRAHWLQQPPRPLP; encoded by the coding sequence tcaagcccatcatTAATCCTACCATTaccccaagccctcatcccaaacagtccacCCCactctcctaccatcaccccaagtcctcatcccaaacagtccagCCCATCATTAATCCTACCATTaccccaagccctcatcccaaacagtccacCCCactctcctaccatcaccccaagtcctcatcccaaacagtccagCCAATAactcctacaccatcacccaagccctcatcccaaagaGTCAAGCCCAtcatcactcctaccatcacccaagccctcatcccaaccaaCCGAGCCCACTGGCTGCAGCAACCTCCCAGACCCTTACCCTAG